From a region of the Qipengyuania spongiae genome:
- the phaR gene encoding polyhydroxyalkanoate synthesis repressor PhaR, which yields MAKRAEGEPIIIKKYANRRLYDTESSSYITLDAIAALVRENKDFQVVDAKSGEDITHQILTQIIMERETSSDKQMLPVSFLRDLIGMYGNSMQALMPTYLETSMANFRKNREELSSAFQKGIAGNPLAKIAETNMAMMRAATEAFIPGTARGGTAEPRKDDEIAALREQMAAMQKKLDALGD from the coding sequence ATGGCCAAACGTGCCGAAGGCGAACCGATCATCATCAAGAAATACGCCAACCGGCGGCTCTACGATACGGAATCCTCCAGCTACATCACGCTCGACGCAATCGCGGCGCTGGTTCGGGAGAACAAGGATTTCCAGGTTGTCGACGCCAAGTCGGGCGAGGACATCACGCATCAGATCCTCACGCAGATCATCATGGAGCGCGAGACATCGAGCGACAAGCAGATGCTGCCCGTCAGCTTCCTGCGCGATCTGATCGGCATGTATGGCAATTCGATGCAGGCGCTGATGCCGACCTATCTCGAAACCAGCATGGCCAATTTCCGCAAGAACCGCGAGGAACTGTCCAGCGCTTTCCAGAAGGGCATTGCCGGCAATCCACTCGCGAAGATCGCCGAGACCAACATGGCGATGATGCGCGCCGCGACCGAGGCTTTCATTCCCGGCACCGCCCGCGGCGGCACGGCCGAACCGCGCAAGGATGACGAGATCGCTGCCCTGCGCGAACAGATGGCCGCGATGCAGAAGAAGCTCGACGCGCTCGGCGACTAG
- a CDS encoding MFS transporter translates to MAEALQREPSAKEIRLVIAASSAGTIFEWYDFFIYGTLAALIGAAFFPSDNETLEVLLVWAGFAVGFGFRPLGAILFGFLGDRLGRKYTFLVTVTLMGVATAGVGLVPGADTIGLAAPAIVLLLRIFQGLALGGEYGGAAIYVAEHAPPEKRGFYTGFIQASVVGGFVLSIIVVLACRALIPPEEFVAWGWRVPFLLSIVLLAISLWMRLKLNESPVFQQMKAAGKTAGNPFVESFTYPGNKRRILTAFGVTGVLTTIWYTAFFSALSFLRGPMRVEESTVEWIMLAGGAISMIFYPLVGAWSDRVGRKLPIILGGGLALALMFPIFWGLGSLANPGLSAAARTAPVVVSGSSCAYDPFAETQESECGRLIANLTGLGVSYDLREGTQSFIAVGNERLAYAGLPDVERADAVRDLLGRSGYDLGTQQPPFVRILGLVALVVTMGGLSALTYGSVAALLAELFPPQIRYSSMSIPYHIGAGYLGGFLPLIAAYIIAMTGNPFAGLWYTWVVVALGILICWWGIPNGPPRDFVAATDDG, encoded by the coding sequence ATGGCTGAAGCGTTGCAGCGCGAGCCGAGCGCGAAGGAAATCCGGCTGGTGATCGCAGCCAGCAGCGCCGGCACGATCTTCGAATGGTACGATTTCTTCATCTACGGCACGCTCGCCGCGCTGATCGGTGCGGCCTTCTTCCCGAGCGACAACGAGACGCTGGAAGTGCTGCTGGTCTGGGCCGGATTCGCGGTCGGCTTCGGCTTTCGTCCGCTGGGCGCAATCCTGTTCGGCTTTCTGGGTGACCGGCTCGGGCGCAAATATACCTTCCTCGTCACTGTAACGCTGATGGGAGTGGCGACGGCCGGGGTGGGACTGGTGCCGGGCGCGGACACGATCGGCCTTGCCGCCCCCGCCATCGTGCTGCTGCTGCGCATTTTCCAGGGCCTAGCCCTCGGCGGCGAATATGGCGGCGCGGCGATCTATGTTGCGGAGCACGCCCCGCCCGAGAAACGCGGCTTCTACACCGGCTTCATCCAGGCGAGCGTGGTCGGCGGCTTCGTCCTTTCCATCATCGTCGTCCTCGCCTGCCGCGCGCTGATCCCCCCGGAAGAGTTCGTCGCCTGGGGCTGGCGCGTGCCGTTCCTGCTCAGCATCGTGCTGCTCGCGATCTCGCTGTGGATGCGGCTCAAGCTCAACGAAAGCCCGGTGTTCCAGCAGATGAAGGCCGCCGGGAAGACCGCAGGCAATCCCTTCGTCGAGAGCTTTACCTATCCGGGCAACAAACGCCGCATCCTCACTGCCTTCGGGGTGACGGGCGTGCTGACGACGATCTGGTACACGGCCTTCTTTTCGGCGCTGAGCTTTCTGCGCGGTCCGATGCGGGTGGAGGAAAGCACGGTCGAATGGATCATGTTGGCCGGCGGCGCGATCTCGATGATCTTCTATCCGCTGGTCGGCGCATGGTCCGACAGGGTGGGGCGCAAGCTGCCGATCATTCTTGGCGGCGGGCTGGCGCTGGCGCTGATGTTCCCGATCTTCTGGGGACTGGGTTCGCTCGCCAATCCGGGCCTAAGTGCAGCCGCGCGCACCGCGCCGGTGGTGGTTTCGGGCAGTAGCTGCGCCTACGATCCCTTCGCCGAAACTCAGGAAAGCGAATGCGGGCGCCTCATCGCGAACCTCACCGGTCTTGGTGTCTCCTACGATCTGCGCGAAGGAACGCAGAGCTTTATTGCTGTCGGCAACGAAAGACTTGCCTATGCGGGACTGCCGGATGTCGAGCGCGCCGACGCCGTCCGCGATCTGCTGGGGCGCAGCGGCTACGATCTCGGCACCCAGCAGCCGCCCTTCGTCCGTATCCTCGGCTTGGTGGCGCTGGTCGTCACGATGGGCGGGCTTTCGGCGCTGACCTATGGATCGGTGGCGGCGCTGCTGGCAGAGCTGTTTCCGCCGCAGATCCGCTACAGTTCGATGTCGATCCCCTACCATATCGGCGCCGGCTATCTCGGCGGGTTCCTGCCGCTGATCGCCGCCTATATCATCGCGATGACGGGCAATCCTTTCGCGGGCTTGTGGTACACCTGGGTTGTGGTTGCCCTCGGCATCCTGATCTGCTGGTGGGGCATTCCGAATGGCCCACCTCGAGATTTCGTTGCCGCCACCGATGACGGTTGA
- a CDS encoding iron-sulfur cluster assembly scaffold protein, with protein MTTNRVTPLYTPEVLALAVELAAYPPLSDPASHAELRSRTCGSVARIGLATDGEGAIETIGLKMSACAIGQAAAAIFAGDAQGKKAEDLDSAVAAVEVWLAEGGPRPEWPRLELLDAAVAHPGRHEAILLPWRAAAAALSKDNGAR; from the coding sequence ATGACCACGAACCGCGTTACGCCGCTTTACACGCCCGAAGTGCTGGCTCTGGCCGTCGAACTGGCAGCCTACCCACCGCTGTCGGACCCTGCTTCCCATGCCGAACTCCGCTCGCGGACCTGCGGCAGCGTCGCGCGCATCGGCCTTGCCACCGATGGCGAGGGCGCGATCGAGACGATTGGCCTGAAGATGTCCGCCTGCGCAATCGGGCAGGCGGCGGCGGCTATCTTCGCCGGCGACGCGCAGGGTAAAAAGGCGGAAGATCTCGACAGCGCCGTCGCGGCGGTCGAAGTCTGGCTGGCCGAGGGCGGGCCCCGCCCCGAATGGCCCCGCCTTGAATTGCTTGACGCGGCGGTGGCCCATCCCGGACGTCACGAAGCGATCCTCCTGCCGTGGAGAGCCGCGGCGGCGGCGCTTTCCAAGGATAACGGCGCGCGCTAG
- the dnaK gene encoding molecular chaperone DnaK: MAKVIGIDLGTTNSCVAVMDGGKPKVIENSEGARTTPSIVAFTKDGERLIGQPAKRQAVTNPDNTLFAIKRLIGRRFDDPMTKKDMDLVPYDIVKGKNGDAWVEAGGEDYSPSQVSAFILQKMKETAESYLGEDVQQAVITVPAYFNDAQRQATKDAGQIAGLEVLRIINEPTAAALAYGMDKEDGKTIAVYDLGGGTFDVSVLEIGDGVFEVKSTNGDTFLGGEDFDQAIVEYLADQFKKKENMDLRTDKLALQRLKEAAEKAKIELSSAQSTEVNLPFITARMEGGSSTPLHLVETISRADLEKMVGDLIKRTLEPCKKALQDAGVTKDGIDEVILVGGMTRMPKVRQVVEEFFGSKPHTGVNPDEVVAMGAAIQAGVLQGDVKDVLLLDVTPLSLGIETLGGVFTRMIDRNTTIPTKKTQTYSTAEDNQQAVTIRVAQGEREMAADNKMLGQFDLVGIPPAPRGVPQIEVTFDIDANGIVNVSAKDKGTGKEQQIRIQASGGLSDADIDQMVQDAEKFAEEDKKRRASAEARNQADSLVHATEKQIEEHGDKIDAGLKSDVEAKIAEVKTALEGDDAEAIEAKAKELTEVAMKMGQQIYEQEQASASSAAPGGHTDSGEQPTDDDVVDAEFSEVDEENKG, encoded by the coding sequence ATGGCTAAAGTAATCGGTATCGATCTCGGCACCACCAACTCCTGCGTTGCCGTGATGGACGGGGGCAAACCCAAGGTCATCGAGAATTCCGAAGGCGCGCGGACCACGCCTTCCATCGTCGCTTTCACCAAGGATGGCGAGCGACTGATCGGACAGCCGGCCAAGCGCCAGGCGGTCACCAATCCGGACAACACCCTCTTCGCGATCAAGCGCCTCATCGGCCGCCGCTTCGACGATCCCATGACCAAGAAGGACATGGATCTGGTCCCTTACGACATCGTCAAGGGCAAGAACGGCGACGCCTGGGTCGAGGCCGGCGGAGAAGACTATTCACCCAGCCAGGTTTCCGCCTTCATCCTTCAGAAGATGAAGGAAACTGCCGAGAGCTATCTCGGCGAGGACGTGCAGCAGGCCGTCATCACCGTTCCCGCCTACTTCAACGACGCCCAGCGCCAGGCGACCAAGGACGCCGGCCAGATCGCTGGCCTCGAAGTGCTGCGCATCATCAACGAGCCGACCGCGGCTGCGCTCGCCTATGGCATGGACAAGGAAGACGGAAAGACGATCGCCGTCTATGACCTCGGCGGCGGCACCTTCGACGTTTCCGTTCTCGAGATCGGCGATGGCGTTTTCGAGGTGAAGTCGACCAATGGCGACACCTTTCTCGGCGGCGAGGACTTCGACCAGGCGATCGTCGAATATCTCGCGGACCAGTTCAAGAAGAAGGAGAACATGGATCTCCGGACCGACAAGCTGGCCCTGCAGCGCTTGAAGGAGGCGGCCGAGAAGGCGAAGATCGAGCTTTCGAGCGCGCAGAGCACGGAGGTCAACCTGCCCTTCATCACCGCCCGCATGGAAGGCGGAAGCTCCACGCCGCTGCACCTGGTCGAGACGATCAGCCGCGCGGATCTCGAAAAGATGGTCGGCGATCTCATCAAGCGGACGCTCGAGCCGTGCAAGAAGGCGCTTCAGGACGCGGGTGTTACCAAGGATGGCATCGACGAGGTGATCCTCGTCGGCGGCATGACCCGCATGCCGAAGGTGCGTCAGGTGGTCGAGGAGTTCTTTGGATCGAAGCCGCATACCGGTGTGAACCCCGATGAAGTCGTCGCCATGGGCGCCGCGATCCAGGCTGGCGTGCTTCAGGGTGACGTCAAGGACGTGCTGCTGCTCGACGTGACGCCGCTGTCGCTCGGCATCGAGACGCTGGGCGGCGTGTTCACTCGTATGATCGACCGCAACACCACGATCCCGACGAAGAAGACCCAGACCTATTCGACTGCCGAGGACAATCAGCAGGCGGTGACGATCCGGGTCGCTCAGGGCGAGCGCGAGATGGCGGCCGACAACAAGATGCTCGGCCAGTTCGACCTCGTCGGCATTCCGCCGGCACCGCGTGGCGTGCCGCAGATCGAGGTTACCTTCGACATCGACGCCAACGGCATCGTCAACGTCAGCGCCAAGGACAAGGGCACCGGCAAGGAACAGCAAATCCGCATCCAGGCTTCGGGCGGTCTCAGCGACGCCGACATCGACCAGATGGTCCAGGACGCGGAGAAGTTCGCCGAGGAGGACAAGAAGCGTCGTGCCTCGGCCGAAGCCCGCAACCAGGCCGACAGCCTCGTCCATGCGACCGAGAAGCAGATCGAGGAGCATGGCGACAAGATCGACGCCGGGCTCAAATCTGACGTCGAAGCCAAGATCGCCGAGGTCAAGACTGCGCTCGAGGGCGACGATGCCGAAGCGATCGAGGCCAAGGCCAAGGAACTGACCGAAGTCGCGATGAAGATGGGTCAGCAGATCTACGAGCAGGAGCAGGCCAGCGCCTCTTCCGCCGCGCCGGGTGGCCACACCGACAGCGGTGAGCAGCCTACTGACGACGACGTGGTCGACGCAGAGTTCTCCGAAGTCGACGAAGAAAACAAGGGCTGA
- a CDS encoding patatin-like protein, producing MRQKELRIALVCYGGVSLAVYMHGVTKELWHLARASRDFHAGTTPEGPVQRAYARILEAVQNERDLRLRVLPDILSGASAGGINAIFLAQAVHSGQSLEPLTELWLDTADVDELTDPDARPLWRFAKIWAQPFASWVLDRPGNMVDESVAPETREEVRRKVSRLIRGRWFAPPFSGTNFSQLLERAFSAMAAAPTQSPLLPTGHPLDLFVTATDFRGYLSLLRINSPPVVEESEHRMPIAFRVRTPATGGADLANPLELVFAARATASFPGAFPPLQLEEIDRLAAKTERDWPQREAFLRRVMPMHLKQESADQVALIDGSVLVNKPFEGAIGALRGRPAQREVDRRFLYIDPRPDRTTALRERDVEPVGFFGAIFGSLSTIPREQPIRDNLETLEQQSREALRLREIINRLRPEVEGAVEKLFGFTLFLDRPTPKRLNGWRQRAQQAAAEQAGYAFQAYAQAKLAGIVTRLARLAYEAAPDLGLADEAPIEAALHEELARRGLDTLSSPSGGANDAAIDFFRSHDIGFRIRRLRLLARRLARDWDEDPEFPEKALETARDAVFDILSLYFDREGLDNLGPDFAEAAQDVLSDPGTMLDLLAERRGLPDVDNRAEEMLATALEAMPKDLKRRLLLTYLGFPYYDVATLPLLRNEGLTEFDPVKVDRISPEDARSIREGGTAATLRGTEFYNFGAFFSRAYRENDYLWGRLHGAERMVDLVTSTVDEKFEDSLCRTMKRDVFLAILDEEDAAGRCNSALITRLRNEVTARLD from the coding sequence ATGCGTCAGAAGGAACTCAGGATCGCACTGGTCTGTTACGGCGGAGTGAGCCTCGCGGTCTACATGCATGGCGTCACCAAGGAGTTGTGGCATCTCGCCCGTGCAAGTCGCGATTTTCATGCCGGAACGACGCCGGAAGGACCGGTGCAGAGGGCCTACGCCCGCATTCTCGAGGCCGTCCAAAACGAACGCGATCTGCGGCTTCGGGTTCTACCGGACATACTTTCCGGCGCGAGCGCGGGCGGGATCAACGCGATCTTTCTGGCGCAGGCGGTCCATTCGGGGCAATCACTCGAACCGCTGACGGAACTCTGGCTCGACACGGCCGATGTCGATGAGCTGACCGATCCCGATGCGCGGCCGCTGTGGCGTTTCGCCAAAATATGGGCGCAGCCTTTCGCCAGCTGGGTGCTCGACCGGCCCGGCAATATGGTCGACGAAAGCGTCGCGCCCGAAACGCGCGAAGAGGTCCGGCGGAAAGTCTCCCGCCTCATTCGGGGTCGCTGGTTCGCCCCGCCTTTCTCGGGCACAAATTTCTCGCAATTGCTGGAACGGGCCTTCTCGGCAATGGCCGCCGCCCCCACGCAATCGCCCCTCCTCCCAACGGGCCATCCGCTCGACCTGTTCGTCACCGCGACGGATTTTCGTGGCTACCTTTCGCTGCTCAGGATCAACAGTCCGCCAGTGGTGGAGGAGAGCGAACACCGGATGCCGATCGCCTTTCGCGTGCGGACCCCGGCAACGGGAGGCGCGGACCTCGCCAACCCGCTGGAACTGGTTTTTGCGGCGCGCGCGACCGCGAGTTTCCCCGGCGCCTTCCCGCCGCTCCAGCTCGAAGAGATCGATCGGCTTGCGGCAAAGACCGAAAGAGACTGGCCGCAGCGCGAGGCTTTCTTGAGACGCGTCATGCCGATGCACCTGAAACAGGAAAGCGCGGATCAGGTGGCGCTGATTGATGGATCGGTGCTGGTGAACAAGCCGTTCGAGGGCGCGATCGGAGCGCTGCGCGGCCGCCCCGCCCAGCGCGAAGTCGACCGGCGCTTCCTCTACATCGACCCTCGCCCCGACCGCACGACCGCCCTGCGCGAGCGCGACGTCGAGCCGGTCGGTTTCTTCGGCGCGATCTTCGGTTCGCTGTCGACCATTCCCCGCGAACAGCCGATCCGCGACAATCTCGAGACGCTCGAACAGCAAAGCCGGGAGGCCCTGCGCTTGCGCGAAATCATCAATCGTCTGCGCCCCGAAGTTGAGGGAGCGGTCGAAAAGCTGTTCGGATTTACCCTGTTTCTCGACCGCCCGACGCCGAAGCGGCTGAACGGCTGGCGGCAGCGCGCCCAGCAGGCCGCCGCCGAGCAGGCGGGATATGCCTTCCAGGCCTACGCCCAGGCGAAACTGGCGGGAATCGTCACGCGGTTGGCGCGGCTTGCTTACGAGGCGGCGCCCGATCTGGGCCTAGCGGACGAGGCGCCGATCGAGGCGGCGTTGCATGAGGAACTGGCCCGGCGGGGGCTCGACACACTCTCGTCCCCCTCAGGGGGAGCGAACGATGCTGCGATCGATTTCTTCCGCTCGCACGATATCGGCTTCCGTATCCGCCGCCTGCGTCTCCTTGCCCGGAGGCTCGCGCGCGACTGGGACGAGGACCCGGAGTTTCCCGAGAAGGCGCTGGAAACCGCCCGCGATGCCGTATTCGACATCCTGTCGCTCTACTTCGATCGCGAAGGGCTCGACAATCTCGGACCGGATTTCGCCGAGGCGGCGCAGGACGTACTGTCCGACCCCGGCACCATGCTCGACCTGCTGGCGGAGCGCCGGGGCCTGCCGGACGTCGACAACCGAGCCGAGGAGATGCTGGCCACCGCACTCGAAGCCATGCCCAAGGATCTCAAGCGGCGATTGCTGCTGACCTATCTCGGCTTTCCCTATTACGACGTCGCCACGCTACCGCTGCTGCGCAATGAAGGATTGACGGAATTCGACCCGGTCAAGGTCGACCGCATCTCTCCCGAAGATGCGCGCAGCATTCGCGAAGGCGGAACGGCGGCGACCTTGCGCGGCACCGAGTTCTACAATTTCGGTGCCTTCTTCAGCCGCGCCTATCGTGAGAACGACTATCTATGGGGGCGCCTGCACGGTGCCGAGCGCATGGTCGATCTGGTGACCTCGACGGTCGACGAGAAATTTGAGGATTCCCTGTGCCGAACGATGAAGCGCGACGTCTTCCTTGCCATACTCGATGAAGAGGATGCGGCGGGGCGCTGCAACAGTGCGCTGATTACGCGACTTCGCAACGAGGTGACGGCGCGGCTGGACTGA
- the dnaJ gene encoding molecular chaperone DnaJ produces MSATDIDFYELLGVSRDADGGTIKSAYRKLAMKHHPDRNPGCTESEATFKAISVAYDCLKDPQKRAAYDRYGHAAFTQGMSAGGGAGHQDFGDIGDIFETIFGQAFGGGGGRAQARRGADLRYDMEISLEDAFHGKSTQITIEVSETCDTCHGSGATPGTGKRTCNLCSGYGKVRAKQGFFVVERPCPNCHGRGEVITTPCRDCRGEGRVDVQQTIDVEIPPGVDTGTRIRLSGKGEAGPNGAPSGDLYIFVHLKPHTIFQREGTTLATRVPVSFTTAALGGEIELRDLAGEPVTLSVPAGLQSGRQLRQRGSGMPVLQGRGRGDLVVEIVVETPTKLSKEQKALLQQFRETETGEECPESRGFFEKLRTAFAS; encoded by the coding sequence ATGTCGGCAACCGATATCGATTTCTACGAACTTCTCGGCGTATCGCGCGATGCGGACGGGGGGACGATCAAGTCCGCCTATCGCAAGCTGGCGATGAAGCACCATCCGGACCGCAATCCGGGCTGCACCGAGAGCGAGGCGACCTTCAAAGCGATCAGCGTCGCCTATGATTGCCTCAAGGACCCCCAGAAGCGCGCGGCCTACGACCGCTATGGCCACGCCGCGTTCACCCAGGGGATGAGCGCGGGCGGCGGCGCCGGACATCAGGATTTCGGTGATATCGGCGATATCTTCGAAACCATCTTCGGCCAGGCTTTCGGCGGCGGGGGCGGACGGGCACAGGCTCGCCGCGGTGCCGACCTGCGCTACGACATGGAGATCTCGCTCGAGGATGCCTTTCACGGCAAATCGACGCAGATTACTATCGAGGTCAGCGAAACCTGCGACACCTGCCACGGTTCGGGCGCTACGCCTGGCACCGGCAAGCGAACCTGCAATCTGTGTTCCGGTTACGGGAAAGTTCGCGCAAAGCAGGGCTTCTTCGTGGTCGAGCGCCCCTGCCCCAATTGTCATGGGCGAGGCGAGGTGATCACCACCCCGTGCCGCGACTGCCGGGGCGAAGGCCGCGTCGATGTGCAGCAGACCATCGACGTCGAGATTCCGCCAGGCGTCGACACCGGCACGCGCATCCGCCTTTCGGGGAAGGGCGAGGCCGGACCGAACGGTGCGCCTTCGGGAGACCTGTACATTTTCGTCCATTTGAAGCCGCACACGATCTTCCAGCGCGAGGGCACAACATTGGCCACCCGTGTTCCGGTGAGTTTCACCACCGCGGCCTTGGGCGGCGAGATCGAACTGCGCGACCTTGCCGGTGAGCCCGTGACGCTTTCGGTCCCGGCGGGTCTGCAGTCGGGCCGGCAGCTGCGCCAGCGTGGCAGCGGGATGCCGGTGCTCCAAGGTCGCGGGCGCGGCGATCTGGTCGTCGAGATCGTGGTCGAGACACCGACCAAGCTCAGCAAGGAGCAGAAGGCGCTGTTGCAGCAGTTCCGCGAAACCGAAACCGGCGAGGAATGTCCGGAAAGTCGCGGCTTCTTCGAAAAGCTCAGGACGGCTTTCGCATCCTGA
- the alr gene encoding alanine racemase, which translates to MTVEPPPPTLRLRIDESALAANWRALDRLSGSARAGAAVKANCYGLGVETCVPVLRDAGCRDFFVAHWSEVTGVAAHVAPERIAVLHGAGNRAEADYARAIGARPVIDSLHQAKLWTESGGGPCHLMVDTGINRLGIRPDKAGDPVIQALEVEVLLSHLACADEDSAMNAHQLDAFRAVLPQIRHREASLSNSAGIALGPQYRFDLTRPGLSLYGGVPRSELAAHIRQVAYPEAALIAVKTIRAGEHVGYNATFTAPRDMRVGTVSLGYADGILRAWAGASLRHEGCSIPILGKVSMDMVVVNLTEAPNLQEGDWLSLPYALPEAAAQTGLSQYELLTVLGNRFG; encoded by the coding sequence ATGACGGTTGAGCCTCCTCCTCCCACCCTGCGCCTCCGTATCGACGAAAGCGCGCTGGCAGCGAACTGGCGTGCGCTCGATCGCCTGAGCGGAAGTGCCCGCGCCGGGGCGGCGGTGAAGGCAAATTGCTACGGGCTCGGCGTCGAAACCTGCGTGCCCGTGCTGCGCGATGCGGGCTGCCGGGATTTCTTCGTCGCGCACTGGTCGGAAGTCACCGGGGTCGCCGCCCATGTCGCGCCCGAGCGGATCGCGGTGCTGCACGGGGCGGGCAACCGTGCCGAGGCGGACTATGCCCGCGCGATTGGGGCGCGGCCGGTGATCGACTCGCTTCATCAGGCGAAGCTCTGGACGGAGAGCGGCGGCGGTCCGTGCCACCTGATGGTCGACACCGGCATCAACCGTCTTGGTATCCGACCCGACAAGGCGGGCGATCCCGTAATCCAGGCGCTCGAGGTCGAGGTGCTGCTCAGCCACCTTGCCTGCGCGGACGAGGACAGCGCGATGAACGCCCACCAGCTCGATGCCTTTCGTGCGGTCCTTCCGCAGATCCGCCATCGCGAGGCGAGCCTGTCGAACAGCGCCGGTATTGCGTTGGGTCCGCAATACCGCTTCGATCTGACCCGGCCCGGCCTGTCGCTTTATGGCGGAGTGCCGCGTTCCGAACTCGCAGCGCATATCAGGCAGGTCGCATATCCCGAAGCGGCGCTGATCGCGGTCAAGACCATCCGGGCGGGAGAACATGTCGGCTACAACGCCACCTTCACCGCGCCGCGCGACATGCGGGTCGGCACCGTCTCGCTCGGTTATGCCGACGGCATCCTGCGGGCATGGGCGGGGGCGAGCCTGCGGCACGAAGGGTGCAGCATTCCGATCCTCGGCAAGGTGTCGATGGACATGGTCGTAGTCAACCTGACCGAGGCGCCGAACTTGCAGGAAGGGGATTGGCTGTCGCTGCCCTACGCGCTTCCCGAAGCCGCGGCGCAGACGGGACTCTCGCAATACGAATTACTTACCGTCCTCGGCAATCGCTTCGGCTGA
- a CDS encoding CvpA family protein yields MTGFDLIVLGIVGVAAVGGFLRGFVQEILSLAAWVLAVLAIRYLHTPLTAALQDYFGYGIATAVLAFALLLLIPYAAMKLIAANVGKVSRNSVLGPIDRVLGFGFGALKGMVMVVIAFSLLVLGYDTVWGFQGRPDWISQARSYDLVDASSRSMVEMIAERRAALQRESDLQDADEAE; encoded by the coding sequence ATGACGGGCTTTGATCTCATTGTCCTCGGCATCGTCGGGGTCGCTGCTGTCGGCGGATTTCTGCGCGGTTTCGTGCAGGAAATCCTTTCGCTCGCCGCCTGGGTGCTGGCCGTGCTCGCTATCCGGTATCTCCACACGCCGCTCACTGCCGCGTTGCAGGATTATTTCGGCTACGGAATTGCCACCGCGGTCCTGGCTTTCGCGCTGCTCCTGCTGATCCCCTACGCCGCGATGAAGCTGATCGCCGCCAACGTCGGCAAGGTGTCGCGCAATTCGGTGCTCGGCCCGATCGACCGGGTGCTCGGCTTCGGCTTTGGCGCGCTCAAGGGCATGGTCATGGTGGTGATCGCCTTCTCGTTGTTGGTGCTGGGCTACGACACGGTCTGGGGCTTTCAGGGGCGGCCGGACTGGATCAGCCAGGCCCGCAGTTACGATCTGGTCGATGCGAGTTCGCGCAGCATGGTCGAGATGATTGCCGAGCGTCGGGCGGCGCTGCAACGCGAAAGCGATCTCCAAGATGCCGACGAAGCGGAATGA